The proteins below come from a single Gossypium raimondii isolate GPD5lz chromosome 2, ASM2569854v1, whole genome shotgun sequence genomic window:
- the LOC105788237 gene encoding COP1-interactive protein 1: MEQVEVIKPDVEKRVERILKLIKRKSRKREPELIGHVEEFYRQYQSLSAQYEHLKRESVEKVLKGKGKGNESHPYYSSGSDSEYYSPTDRENDTDTTFDNDRRFHRWMADNIKEELNRAYEEDADLKHQLASKTEESEALASGRLSASSKTEEIETINKDEPKRDSEVGIDGKTAETKQQGETNTAMYVPVWEEGDEVTKLMKQLKENEKNLTSRINNSMAQVCNLKKEVDYLRAQQCEARGNVMKPELEVQVKTLKEENQGLQVQVIDLESEVDALRKQKITSKDELRSNVHEINRLKEENAHLNSRILGLEALFRERRLEDCQTKREKQTTQMSTEVKLDHVTEKNQVELQIADQQRMMKEIEEHTRKTMERNPKLIKQLSAGNKLNYIERKMGNLAQEFYQKLNDNIRLLCLRIAVAEKTHYENKENYKNIKESLEQENKELKQKLVTCETELTKLIDNAEKKRENDKVSNSEGQKLKLLKAVSVLEKKVGELEKINKEKDATLLSREEEKREAIRQLCLLIDYHRTNCDYLKELVSKLTVRIKKKI; this comes from the exons ATGGAGCAAGTGGAAGTGATTAAACCAG ATGTTGAAAAGAGAGTAGAAAGAATCTTGAAGCTCATCAAGAGGAAAAGCAGGAAAAGGGAGCCAGAACTTATTGGGCATGTTGAGGAGTTTTACAGACAGTACCAGTCACTCTCTGCGCAATATGAACATCTTAAACGAGAGTCCGTAGAGAAAGTTCtcaaaggaaaaggaaaaggaaacgAAAGTCATCCCTATTATTCATCCGGCTCGGACTCAGAATATTACTCCCCTACGGATAGAGAAAATGACACTGACACAACATTTGATAATGATAGAAGATTCCATAGATGGATGGCAGATAACATCAAGGAAGAACTTAATCGTGCATATGAAGAAGATGCTGACTTGAAGCACCAATTGGCCTCTAAGACCGAAGAGAGCGAAGCTTTAGCTTCAGGTCGTCTGTCTGCTTCAAGTAAAACAGAAGAAATAGAAACCATCAACAAAGATGAGCCTAAAAGAGATTCTGAAGTTGGGATTGATGGTAAGACAGCTGAAACTAAACAGCAAGGAGAGACAAATACCGCAATGTATGTGCCGGTTTGGGAGGAAGGAGATGAAGTAACTAAACTCATGAAGCaactcaaagaaaatgaaaagaaccTAACATCTAGAATCAACAATTCAATGGCACAGGTCTGCAATCTGAAAAAGGAAGTGGACTATTTACGTGCTCAACAATGTGAAGCCAGAGGAAATGTAATGAAGCCGGAATTAGAGGTTCAAGTGAAAACTCTGAAAGAGGAAAACCAAGGCTTACAGGTGCAGGTGATCGACTTGGAATCGGAGGTTGATGCTCTACGCAAACAGAAAATTACATCCAAAGATGAATTGAGGAGTAATGTTCATGAAATCAATCGATTGAAAGAGGAAAATGCTCACCTGAATTCAAGAATTCTAGGACTGGAAGCACTATTTAGAGAGAGGAGACTTGAGGACTGCCAAACTAAAAGGGAAAAACAAACAACTCAGATGAGTACAGAGGTTAAGTTGGATCATGTGACGGAGAAAAACCAAGTGGAGTTACAGATTGCAGACCAACAGAGAATgatgaaagaaatagaagaacATACTAGGAAAACCATGGAACGTAACCCAAAGCTTATCAAACAATTATCTGCAGGAAACAAGTTAAATTACATAGAAAGAAAGATGGGGAATTTAGCACAAGAATTCTACCAGAAACTCAATGATAACATCCGTCTTCTGTGCTTAAGGATCGCGGTTGCTGAAAAAACACATTACGAAAACAAAGAGaattacaagaacataaaagaaagtTTAGAGCAAGAAAACAAAGAACTGAAACAAAAGCTTGTTACTTGTGAAACTGAGTTGACGAAGCTGATAGATAAtgcagaaaagaaaagggaaaatgacAAGGTATCGAATTCAGAAGGACAAAAGTTGAAGCTATTGAAAGCTGTGAGTGTGCTTGAGAAAAAAGTGGGAGAATTGGAGAagattaataaagaaaaagatgcGACATTGTTGAGtcgagaagaagaaaagagggAAGCCATAAGGCAGCTTTGTTTGTTGATTGATTATCATCGTACCAACTGTGATTATCTCAAGGAATTGGTCTCAAAGTTGACTGTTAGAATCAAGAAAAAGATatga
- the LOC105788234 gene encoding COP1-interactive protein 1 isoform X1, translating into MRKHRFRESMESFFGHHVDPEKDEQLKGSKIEIDDKVTKILKLIKDEENDSKKEPLVQLIEDFHKHYQSLYEQYDHLTGELRKKVHGKREKDALSSSSSDSDSDYSSKDRNSKNGQLESEFQKIADGIKQELEEANLEIADLKRKLTATSEEKDALNSDYLASLSKVQEAEETIENLKLESERSESEKSKLLVENEELRHKLDAAAKVEAEVNQRLESAEHQVMELGEGLNAAVEENKSLNSKLSEVSNEFQQAQGRIQQLMAELSQSKEELVEKERELLTLKELHDMHGNQSSAQIKELEAHVTSLELELESLQTTNRDMAEQLENKASEAEQLGEQNIGLQSRISELEMMLEKREEEIFILTKKLEDDNRESLSGVENLTAQVNNLLSEMESLQAEKALLEENLAFKGDESSNQVQSLMDEVNTLQQQLESLHSQKAELELQLEREKQESSERLNEMENQKSELKQMVEDLQRDLEAKGDEKNDLVNQITDHQRMLKEQEDAFNKLSEEYKQLETSFQDCKALIEVTERKMQEMAGEHDKIVHSKGQTVADLEQIIEDLKRDLEMKGDEISTFVENVRTIEVKLRLSNQKLRVTEQLLTEKEESFRKAEAKFMEEQRMLEERITILSENNEAYRRMITDFSGNVSNTLTGFEAINQKFEAGYSKYKHCVEETSKELRIAKHWVGETKSEKKQLMNEMTNMIEQLKDQKEKESTLREQVEKLQIKANKEANEKENLMKSVKQLENKVELLERAIKEKDEGILGLGEEKREAIRQLCTWIDYHRSRCDDLKEILSKSGRVQRAT; encoded by the exons ATGAGAAAGCATCGTTTTAGGGAGTCTATGGAGTCCTTCTTTGGGCATCATGTTGATCCAGAAAAGGATGAACAGCTTAAAGGAAGTAAAATAG AAATTGATGACAAGGTGACAAAAATATTGAAGCTCATcaaagatgaagaaaatgaCTCCAAGAAGGAACCGCTTGTCCAGTTAATTGAGGATTTCCACAAACACTACCAAAGTCTATATGAACAATATGATCATCTCACAGGGGAGCTGAGGAAAAAAGTTCATGGAAAACGAGAAAAAGATGCCTTGTCCTCGTCAAGTTCAGATTCAGACTCTGACTATTCTTCGAAAGACAGAAACAGTAAAAATGGACAATTGGAAAGCGAATTTCAGAAAATAGCTGACGGCATTAAACAAGAACTTGAGGAAGCAAATCTGGAAATTGCTGACCTGAAAAGGAAGCTGACAGCTACAAGTGAAGAAAAAGATGCTTTGAATTCAGATTATCTAGCCTCTTTAAGCAAGGTTCAAGAAGCAGAGGAAACCATAGAAAATCTGAAGCTTGAATCTGAAAGATCAGAGAgtgaaaaatcaaaacttttggttgaaaatgaagAGCTGAGGCATAAACTGGACGCTGCTGCAAAGGTAGAAGCTGAGGTGAATCAAAGATTGGAATCTGCAGAACACCAAGTTATGGAATTGGGCGAAGGTCTTAATGCTGCCGTGGAAGAGAATAAATCCCTTAACTCGAAACTTTCTGAGGTTTCAAATGAGTTTCAGCAGGCACAGGGTAGAATACAACAGCTCATGGCTGAATTGAGTCAGTCAAAGGAGGAACTAGTTGAGAAAGAAAGGGAACTTTTGACACTCAAAGAGTTGCATGATATGCATGGGAATCAATCATCTGCTCAGATAAAAGAATTAGAGGCACATGTAACAAGCTTGGAACTTGAGTTGGAATCATTGCAAACAACTAACAGAGATATGGCGGAGCAGCTAGAGAACAAAGCAAGTGAAGCAGAACAGCTGGGAGAACAAAATATAGGACTCCAATCCCGCATTTCAGAACTCGAGATGATGttagaaaagagagaagaagaaattttTATTCTCACGAAGAAACTTGAGGATGATAACAGAGAATCATTATCTGGAGTGGAGAACTTGACTGCTCAGGTAAATAATCTGCTATCGGAGATGGAGTCGTTGCAAGCTGAGAAGGCTCTGTTGGAAGAAAATTTAGCATTTAAAGGTGATGAATCATCAAATCAAGTACAGAGCTTAATGGATGAGGTAAACACATTGCAGCAGCAGCTGGAATCCCTTCATAGCCAGAAGGCAGAACTGGAATTGCAGCTTGAGAGAGAGAAACAAGAGTCATCCGAaagattgaatgaaatggagAACCAGAAATCGGAGCTGAAGCAAATGGTCGAGGACCTTCAAAGAGATTTGGAAGCAAAAGGAGATGagaaaaatgatttagtgaacCAGATTACAGATCATCAGAGAATGCttaaagaacaagaagatgcATTTAACAAGCTAAGCGAGGAGTACAAGCAACTTGAAACTTCATTTCAGGACTGCAAAGCACTTATCGAAGTTACAGAAAGGAAGATGCAAGAAATGGCAGGAGAGCACGATAAGATCGTTCACTCCAAGGGTCAAACAGTAGCTGATTTGGAGCAAATTATTGAAGACTTGAAACGAGACTTAGAAATGAAAGGAGATGAGATAAGTACTTTTGTCGAGAACGTCCGCACAATCGAAGTTAAGCTCCGCTTGTCAAACCAAAAACTCCGAGTCACGGAACAGTTACTAACTGAGAAAGAAGAGAGTTTCAGAAAAGCAGAAGCCAAGTTCATGGAAGAACAAAGAATGCTTGAAGAAAGGATCACAATATTGTCTGAAAACAATGAAGCATATCGCAGGATGATCACTGATTTCTCGGGGAACGTGAGTAATACCTTGACTGGATTTGAAGCTATCAATCAGAAATTCGAAGCAGGCTATAGTAAATACAAACACTGCGTTGAAGAAACATCAAAAGAGCTGAGGATTGCTAAACATTGGGTTGGAGAAACAAAGAGCGAAAAGAAGCAGCTTATGAATGAAATGACTAACATGATCGAGCAACTGAAAGATCAGAAGGAAAAAGAATCTACGTTACGGGAACAAGTTGAGAAGCTACAGATTAAGGCCAACAAGGAAGCAAACGAGAAGGAGAATCTGATGAAATCGGTGAAGCAACTGGAGAATAAAGTTGAGTTGTTGGAGAGGGCAATAAAAGAGAAGGATGAAGGTATATTAGGCTTAGGAGAGGAGAAGAGGGAGGCCATTAGGCAACTTTGCACGTGGATAGATTACCACCGGAGTCGCTGCGATGATCTGAAGGAAATACTCTCGAAAAGTGGCAGAGTTCAGAGGGCAACCTAG
- the LOC105788234 gene encoding COP1-interactive protein 1 isoform X2, with amino-acid sequence MESFFGHHVDPEKDEQLKGSKIEIDDKVTKILKLIKDEENDSKKEPLVQLIEDFHKHYQSLYEQYDHLTGELRKKVHGKREKDALSSSSSDSDSDYSSKDRNSKNGQLESEFQKIADGIKQELEEANLEIADLKRKLTATSEEKDALNSDYLASLSKVQEAEETIENLKLESERSESEKSKLLVENEELRHKLDAAAKVEAEVNQRLESAEHQVMELGEGLNAAVEENKSLNSKLSEVSNEFQQAQGRIQQLMAELSQSKEELVEKERELLTLKELHDMHGNQSSAQIKELEAHVTSLELELESLQTTNRDMAEQLENKASEAEQLGEQNIGLQSRISELEMMLEKREEEIFILTKKLEDDNRESLSGVENLTAQVNNLLSEMESLQAEKALLEENLAFKGDESSNQVQSLMDEVNTLQQQLESLHSQKAELELQLEREKQESSERLNEMENQKSELKQMVEDLQRDLEAKGDEKNDLVNQITDHQRMLKEQEDAFNKLSEEYKQLETSFQDCKALIEVTERKMQEMAGEHDKIVHSKGQTVADLEQIIEDLKRDLEMKGDEISTFVENVRTIEVKLRLSNQKLRVTEQLLTEKEESFRKAEAKFMEEQRMLEERITILSENNEAYRRMITDFSGNVSNTLTGFEAINQKFEAGYSKYKHCVEETSKELRIAKHWVGETKSEKKQLMNEMTNMIEQLKDQKEKESTLREQVEKLQIKANKEANEKENLMKSVKQLENKVELLERAIKEKDEGILGLGEEKREAIRQLCTWIDYHRSRCDDLKEILSKSGRVQRAT; translated from the exons ATGGAGTCCTTCTTTGGGCATCATGTTGATCCAGAAAAGGATGAACAGCTTAAAGGAAGTAAAATAG AAATTGATGACAAGGTGACAAAAATATTGAAGCTCATcaaagatgaagaaaatgaCTCCAAGAAGGAACCGCTTGTCCAGTTAATTGAGGATTTCCACAAACACTACCAAAGTCTATATGAACAATATGATCATCTCACAGGGGAGCTGAGGAAAAAAGTTCATGGAAAACGAGAAAAAGATGCCTTGTCCTCGTCAAGTTCAGATTCAGACTCTGACTATTCTTCGAAAGACAGAAACAGTAAAAATGGACAATTGGAAAGCGAATTTCAGAAAATAGCTGACGGCATTAAACAAGAACTTGAGGAAGCAAATCTGGAAATTGCTGACCTGAAAAGGAAGCTGACAGCTACAAGTGAAGAAAAAGATGCTTTGAATTCAGATTATCTAGCCTCTTTAAGCAAGGTTCAAGAAGCAGAGGAAACCATAGAAAATCTGAAGCTTGAATCTGAAAGATCAGAGAgtgaaaaatcaaaacttttggttgaaaatgaagAGCTGAGGCATAAACTGGACGCTGCTGCAAAGGTAGAAGCTGAGGTGAATCAAAGATTGGAATCTGCAGAACACCAAGTTATGGAATTGGGCGAAGGTCTTAATGCTGCCGTGGAAGAGAATAAATCCCTTAACTCGAAACTTTCTGAGGTTTCAAATGAGTTTCAGCAGGCACAGGGTAGAATACAACAGCTCATGGCTGAATTGAGTCAGTCAAAGGAGGAACTAGTTGAGAAAGAAAGGGAACTTTTGACACTCAAAGAGTTGCATGATATGCATGGGAATCAATCATCTGCTCAGATAAAAGAATTAGAGGCACATGTAACAAGCTTGGAACTTGAGTTGGAATCATTGCAAACAACTAACAGAGATATGGCGGAGCAGCTAGAGAACAAAGCAAGTGAAGCAGAACAGCTGGGAGAACAAAATATAGGACTCCAATCCCGCATTTCAGAACTCGAGATGATGttagaaaagagagaagaagaaattttTATTCTCACGAAGAAACTTGAGGATGATAACAGAGAATCATTATCTGGAGTGGAGAACTTGACTGCTCAGGTAAATAATCTGCTATCGGAGATGGAGTCGTTGCAAGCTGAGAAGGCTCTGTTGGAAGAAAATTTAGCATTTAAAGGTGATGAATCATCAAATCAAGTACAGAGCTTAATGGATGAGGTAAACACATTGCAGCAGCAGCTGGAATCCCTTCATAGCCAGAAGGCAGAACTGGAATTGCAGCTTGAGAGAGAGAAACAAGAGTCATCCGAaagattgaatgaaatggagAACCAGAAATCGGAGCTGAAGCAAATGGTCGAGGACCTTCAAAGAGATTTGGAAGCAAAAGGAGATGagaaaaatgatttagtgaacCAGATTACAGATCATCAGAGAATGCttaaagaacaagaagatgcATTTAACAAGCTAAGCGAGGAGTACAAGCAACTTGAAACTTCATTTCAGGACTGCAAAGCACTTATCGAAGTTACAGAAAGGAAGATGCAAGAAATGGCAGGAGAGCACGATAAGATCGTTCACTCCAAGGGTCAAACAGTAGCTGATTTGGAGCAAATTATTGAAGACTTGAAACGAGACTTAGAAATGAAAGGAGATGAGATAAGTACTTTTGTCGAGAACGTCCGCACAATCGAAGTTAAGCTCCGCTTGTCAAACCAAAAACTCCGAGTCACGGAACAGTTACTAACTGAGAAAGAAGAGAGTTTCAGAAAAGCAGAAGCCAAGTTCATGGAAGAACAAAGAATGCTTGAAGAAAGGATCACAATATTGTCTGAAAACAATGAAGCATATCGCAGGATGATCACTGATTTCTCGGGGAACGTGAGTAATACCTTGACTGGATTTGAAGCTATCAATCAGAAATTCGAAGCAGGCTATAGTAAATACAAACACTGCGTTGAAGAAACATCAAAAGAGCTGAGGATTGCTAAACATTGGGTTGGAGAAACAAAGAGCGAAAAGAAGCAGCTTATGAATGAAATGACTAACATGATCGAGCAACTGAAAGATCAGAAGGAAAAAGAATCTACGTTACGGGAACAAGTTGAGAAGCTACAGATTAAGGCCAACAAGGAAGCAAACGAGAAGGAGAATCTGATGAAATCGGTGAAGCAACTGGAGAATAAAGTTGAGTTGTTGGAGAGGGCAATAAAAGAGAAGGATGAAGGTATATTAGGCTTAGGAGAGGAGAAGAGGGAGGCCATTAGGCAACTTTGCACGTGGATAGATTACCACCGGAGTCGCTGCGATGATCTGAAGGAAATACTCTCGAAAAGTGGCAGAGTTCAGAGGGCAACCTAG
- the LOC105788235 gene encoding uncharacterized protein LOC105788235 — MAEESKARLVRCLRCDSLIKELPRYSFFKCGSCGAVLQAKKKEQVSNVREHRLNPGRIEKRDGYVDDYMSQSKNPMNYWAHQRHDHHDLNINRSRSVNSSRESKFGVYSPRLDNSSRSLRLKGVDRDGFGGFYKRSLETIDEGPSSYRSASAYGYCKPVNRFECLDVPNGVRNFQRDRAEVLKKLDELKDQLSRSHDMPQRPTELVPSDNKMDSSDHLGSSIGMSSAHLRSGQYHYSMNNDENVVNFYGNYHSVKHARPHPQQRTYGYEHILASYMNQEEALYHLTACSCLYCYDKNRKGPLRVTPAAFGNRGSLKDPCNSTSNHYVSSNRVGQHYLPRPQSNFEDTPVHLWPSDIGSDIDGFGRRCIRKVVLTERKNRLCHPIASGAPFITCYNCLELLKLPRKFRKMMDNEQRLQCGSCSTVIVFEMRKKGLIISVPGNLKQTPTEAEEASNGCFNAGGTIQQISKEDQSPANVIDWRDSPGSSELPFSSDISTTVSSLPFRDRTKPEHQEKVILVKSASQAVSGKNSLRGATEAEFSFNRCRSSSSCRYSLEGSKEQYQLKLHKGSRSFLGLIKKSFRDFSRSNDDIKNERPNVSVNGHPISENGVRRAEKQAGQVHPGNYWYDSRAGFWGVMGKPCSGIIPPFIEEFNYPMTKNCAAGNTGVFINGRELHQKDLDLLACKGLPTASDKSYIIEFSGRVLDEDTGVELYTLGKLAPTVEKEKRGFGMRVPGAVE, encoded by the exons atggcTGAAGAATCAAAAGCTCGGTTAGTTCGTTGCCTGAGGTGTGATAGTCTTATAAAGGAGCTTCCTCGGTATTCTTTCTTCAAGTGTGGCTCTTGTGGTGCTGTTCTTCAAG CAAAGAAGAAAGAACAGGTGAGTAATGTGAGGGAACATAGGCTTAATCCTGGTAGAATCGAGAAAAGAGATGGATATGTTGATGATTATATGTCGCAATCAAAGAATCCAATGAATTATTGGGCTCATCAAAGGCATGATCATCATGATTTGAACATTAACAGGTCTAGGTCTGTTAATTCAAGTAGGGAGAGCAAATTTGGGGTTTACTCGCCCAGATTAGATAACTCGAGTAGGTCCTTGAGGTTGAAAGGTGTGGACAGAGATGGGTTTGGAGGGTTTTACAAAAGGAGCCTGGAAACAATAGATGAGGGACCTTCAAGTTATAGGTCTGCTTCAGCCTATGGCTACTGTAAACCAGTGAATAGATTTGAATGTCTAGATGTGCCTAATGGGGTTCGAAATTTCCAGAGGGATCGAGCTGAGGTGCTTAAGAAGCTGGATGAGTTGAAGGATCAACTGAGTAGGTCTCATGATATGCCCCAGAGACCTACGGAACTGGTTCCTAGTGATAACAAGATGGACTCTAGTGACCATCTTGGTAGTTCTATTGGGATGTCTTCGGCTCATCTTCGGTCGGGACAGTATCATTATTCGAtgaataatgatgaaaatgtgGTGAACTTCTATGGAAACTACCATTCAGTGAAGCATGCTCGTCCTCACCCTCAGCAAAGGACTTATGGCTACGAACATATTCTTGCATCATATATGAATCAAGAGGAAGCCTTGTATCACCTCACTGCATGCTCATGTTTATATTGCTATGACAAAAACCGGAAAGGCCCTTTGCGAGTTACACCAGCTGCTTTTGGCAACAGAGGTTCTTTGAAAGACCCTTGCAATTCTACTTCGAATCATTATGTGAGTTCTAACAGAGTTGGGCAACACTATCTACCTAGACCTCAATCAAACTTTGAAGATACACCGGTGCACTTATGGCCAAGTGACATCGGTTCGGATATTGATGGTTTTGGTCGAAGATGTATTAGAAAGGTAGTGCTAACCGAAAGGAAGAATCGGCTTTGTCACCCTATAGCCAGTGGTGCTCCATTTATAACATGCTATAATTGCTTGGAACTGTTAAAATTGCCTAGAAAATTCAGGAAAATGATGGACAATGAGCAGAGATTACAATGTGGTTCTTGTTCCACTGTGATTGTGTTTGAAATGAGGAAGAAGGGACTGATTATTTCTGTCCCTGGAAATCTCAAGCAAACACCTACTGAAGCCGAAGAAGCGTCTAATGGATGTTTTAATGCTGGTGGCACCATCCAACAAATTTCAAAGGAAGATCAGAGTCCTGCTAATGTCATTGATTGGAGAGATTCACCAGGCTCTTCCGAGCTTCCGTTTAGTTCCGATATTTCCACAACAGTTTCAAGTTTACCTTTTCGGGATAGGACTAAACCAGAACATCAAGAGAAGGTTATCCTAGTGAAAAGTGCTTCTCAAGCTGTTTCTGGAAAAAATTCACTGCGGGGGGCAACTGAGGCGGAATTTTCTTTCAATAGATGTCGGAGTTCAAGTTCATGTCGATACTCTTTGGAAGGAAGCAAAGAACAATACCAACTGAAACTCCACAAGGGGAGCAGATCATTTTTAGGTCTTATAAAGAAAAGCTTTAGAGATTTCTCAAGATCTAATGATGACATCAAGAATGAAAGGCCTAATGTTTCGGTGAATGGACATCCAATATCTGAAAATGGAGTTAGAAGGGCAGAAAAGCAAGCAGGGCAGGTTCATCCCGGAAATTACTG GTACGATTCTCGAGCCGGATTCTGGGGTGTGATGGGCAAACCATGCTCTGGCATAATTCCT CCGTTCATCGAAGAATTCAATTACCCCATGACCAAAAACTGTGCTGCTGGAAACACAGGCGTCTTTATAAATGGGAGAGAACTGCACCAGAAAGATCTGGACCTACTAGCTTGCAAAGGATTACCAACTGCAAGTGATAAAAGCTATATTATCGAATTCTCCGGACGAGTTCTCGATGAAGACACGGGCGTAGAATTATACACCCTTGGCAAACTGGCCCCGAC AGTCGAGAAAGAGAAACGTGGATTCGGCATGCGAGTTCCCGGTGCGGTCGAGTGA
- the LOC105788236 gene encoding protein trichome birefringence-like 23: MRINWKSWSLNKDHLVKLAIGILLVGFACKLLVFRSKGFGADLEFPEVEKEYVQKPDLKPTVPVQIPENDDQMPLDVVIEKCDLFTGDWVPNPSGPTYTNESCPLIEGHQNCMRNGRPDSGYLHWKWKPHDCQLPRFNAERFLELTRNKAWALIGDSISRNHVQSLLCMLATVERPVEVYHDEQYKSKRWHFASYNFTVSNIWSPFLVKAAVFEDNDGVSTAEVQLHLDKLDKTWTDLYPSLDYMIISTGKWFLKAAIYHENDTEVGCHICPGKNLTELGFVYAYNKTLHYVMDFIANSKHKGLIFFRTSTPDHFENGEWHNGGSCPKTTPAKEGEVEIKDLSRILRNVELEEFEKAAAKAADNGVNLKLLDFTNLLLMRPDGHPGPYRQFQPFAENQTAVVQNDCLHWCLPGPMDFWNDVIMEMVVRG; encoded by the exons atgagaattaaCTGGAAATCATGGTCACTGAACAAGGACCATCTTGTGAAGCTTGCAATTGGCATTCTCTTAGTGGGTTTTGCTTGTAAGCTCTTGGTTTTTCGTTCTAAAGGATTTGGTGCTGATTTGGAATTCCCTGAGGTAGAGAAAGAGTATGTTCAAAAACCAGATTTGAAACCTACTGTCCCTGTTCAAATACCTGAAAATGATGATCAAATGCCTCTAg ATGTTGTTATAGAGAAATGTGATCTCTTTACAGGGGATTGGGTTCCCAATCCCTCAGGTCCGACCTATACCAACGAGAGCTGTCCCTTGATAGAAGGTCATCAGAATTGTATGAGGAACGGCCGTCCTGATTCCGGGTATCTACACTGGAAATGGAAGCCGCATGACTGTCAGTTACCTCGTTTTAATGCGGAGAGATTTCTGGAGTTGACGAGAAATAAAGCATGGGCTTTGATCGGTGATTCCATATCTCGTAACCATGTGCAGTCATTGTTGTGCATGCTCGCAACG GTTGAACGGCCTGTTGAAGTTTACCATGATGAGCAGTACAAATCAAAGAGATGGCATTTTGCATCATACAATTTTACCGTTTCAAACATTTGGTCTCCTTTTCTTGTAAAGGCTGCTGTTTTCGAAGATAATGACGGTGTTTCTACAGCTGAAGTTCAGCTTCATCTGGACAAACTTGATAAGACATGGACAGATCTCTACCCAAGCCTAGATTACATGATAATCTCGACTGGGAAATGGTTTCTCAAGGCTGCAATCTACCATGAGAATGACACCGAAGTTGGCTGCCATATATGTCCAGGAAAGAACCTGACCGAATTAGGATTTGTTTATGCTTACAACAAAACCCTCCATTATGTCATGGACTTCATCGCAAACTCAAAGCATAAGGGGTTGATCTTTTTCAGGACATCCACGCCGGATCATTTTGAGAACGGGGAATGGCATAATGGAGGGAGTTGTCCGAAGACAACCCCGGCTAAAGAAGGAGAAGTTGAAATAAAGGACTTGAGCCGAATTCTACGTAACGTTGAATTAGAAGAGTTTGAGAAGGCAGCTGCAAAAGCCGCTGACAATGGGGTGAATCTTAAGCTTCTTGACTTCACAAACCTCTTATTAATGAGACCAGACGGACATCCGGGTCCATACCGGCAGTTTCAGCCGTTTGCAGAGAACCAAACAGCCGTGGTTCAAAACGACTGTCTACATTGGTGTTTACCTGGACCAATGGACTTTTGGAATGATGTGATTATGGAGATGGTGGTCAggggttaa